GCACATCCTGGCGCCATACCTGCACCTTCCGCACAGGGCACGAACACTCGGCATCCTAAGAGGTTTCAAGTTACATGCGCCTTTTGTCCAGATTGAGACCCCTTGCAAGCAATGCGGGCGCCTTGCCTGGATTCGGGAAAAGCAAAGTATTTACAAAAAAAGAATAGATCCGGCCGGATCTTTCGGATGGCCGGGGCGATATTCGGGCATAGCGGATAACTCGCACTGGTGCGCTCCGAGGGATCGTCCGCTATCAAGTAGGTCACCGTCGCCATTCGGGCGACGGACGAGTGGCTTGTCAGGTGGGGATTTCCGTGCGCCTTCCGTGGCTTCGTGCTGTCCTGCTGCGGTCCGTCCCCGGCGCCTCGCCCCGGGGCCGAGTCGGTCGGCGGTCGGTGAGAACGGCCCTCCAGCGGCTGTCACTGCTGCTCGGTCTGGTCATGGTGCTGACGCTGGGCACCGAGAACGCGCTCGCGTTCGCTGCTGACCACGCCCCGTCCCCGCAGAACCGTCAGCGGGTGCACACGCCCCAGCAGGCAGTCGGGTCGGCGGACGGCAAGGGCTCCACACAGACCTCGCGGAACACCGCGGTGGGCGACCCGGGCAAGCACGTGCCCGGCGCTGGCGAGCTGGCCCCGGCGGGCGGCCCCGCGGCGGCGGACCCGCAGGCCTCGCCCGGGCAGAAGCCCGTCGCGGCCGGCAGGGAGGCCGCGCAGCCCGATGGTCCCAAGTCCAAGGACCGCTCCGCCGGCCGCGGTGGCAAGGACGCCCGGGACGAGGGCGGCAAGCCGGGCTCGACGCTCCCCGGCCCGGCAGGTACCGAGGGCGTGGAGGACACGGCCAAGCGCACCGAGAGCACCTCGGTGTTCACCAACCCGGACGGCACCAAGACCGTCCGGGTCTACTCGAGTCCCGTGCACTACAAGGCCGCCGACGGCAGCTGGGCCGACATCGACACCACCCTCGCCCAAAACCGCGACGGCCGCTGGAAGGAGGCCGCCAACGACCAGGACGTGACCTTCGCGGCCGGCAGTGCCGACCAGACGCTGCTGAACTGGCAACTGGACGCCGCCCACCGGGTCTCCTACCGGCTCAAGGACGCCAGCGCCAGCACCGGCAAGGTCACCGGCGAACAGCTCACCTACCCCGGGGCCCGGCCCGGTGCGGACGTCGTCTACAACGGCATGGCCCAGGGAATCAAGGAGTCCCTGCTCCTGCGCGACGCCACCGCCCCGACCGTCTGGGACTTCCCCCTCACCCTCACCGGTCTGAGCGCCTCCGTCGGCACCGGCGGCCAGGTCGACTTCCGCGACGAGAAGGGCGATGTCCGCCTCACCATCCCCACCGGCTTCATGGAGGACTCCCGGATCGACCCCGCCTCCGGCGACGGCGCCCGCACCGGCGGCGTGACGTACTCGATCCTCACCGAGGGCGGCACCCAGACCCTGCGGATGACCCTCGACACCGCCTGGCTCAACGCCCCCGAGCGTGTCTACCCCGTCAAGGTCGACCCGACCGCTACCAGCGGCATCAACGCCGGCAAGTCGACGTTCGTCCAGAACACCGCCAAGGCCAACAACTCCGCCGACTCCGTGCTGCGCATGGGCACCTACGACGGCGGCACCGACCGGTTCAACACCTACCTGTACTTCCCCGCCGTCTCCAACATCGGCTGGAACTACATCGAGGCCGCCACCCTCAACCTCAACAACACGCACTCCTACGAGTGCTCCCCGCACCCGGTGAACGTCAGCCAGATCACCACAGCCTGGGACCCGAACACCATCAACACCTATCCGGGACTGTCGATCGGCCAGCAGCTCGGCTCCCGTTCCTGGTCGCACGGCGACAGCTGCGGCGGCGCGGCCTGGGACTGGGTGAGCCTGGGCGGCAGCCACGCGGACGCGGGCGTGCAACTGGTTGAGAGCTGGGCGCACGGCGGCGCGAACTACGGCCTGGCCGTCACCACCAGCAACACCGACACCAACAGCTGGAAGAAGTTCGCCAGCGTCAACACCGCCTACCCGCCCTACCTGTCCATCGTCTACGCCGACTGGGCAGCGTCCTACAACGCCGACGCGAACTACGTCCCGCCGACCGCCACCACCGCCGGCTCGCAGCAGGTCACCCTGACCAACCTCGCCGCCAATTGGTGGAACTCCACCAGCATGCAGCTCAAGGCCCGGCTCTTCGACGGCAACTGGGTCGAACAGAACGTCAACGCGCCGCTGGTCGGCGTCCCCGGCCTGGTGCGCACCGGCGAGTCCGTCACCGTCACCGGTGTCATACCCTCGCTGCCCGCCAACAGCTCGTACATCCTGTGCTGGGACGGCTACGTCGGCGGCACCACCTCGCTGAAGGACTCCTACGGAGTGCCGCCCTCCACCTGCCGGTGGATCACCAGCAGCAACGTCCCACCGCAGATCGACAAGGTCGAACCACTCAGCGGGACTGCCGTCGGCACCCTGGCACCGCAGCTGTACGCCGCCGGTCACGACCCCGACAACGCCCCGGGCACCGGCGTCGACTACGACTTCAAGCTCTACCGCACTTCTTCGCTCGGCGACCCGCAACTGCTCGCCGAATCCGGCTGGCAGCCCTCCAACTCGTGGAAGGTGCCCAGCGGACTGCTGGCCTGGAACTCGTCCTACCTGTGGACGGTGAAGGCCAGCGACCACCAGAGCGAGAGCCCCGAATCCCAGCCCATCGGCTTCAGCACCTCGGTGCAGCAGCCGCTGATCACCTCCCGTATCGGCGGTGAGGTCGGCAACGGCACCACCCGCAGCTTCGATCCGCAGGCCGGCAACTACACCACCAGCGCCACCGACGCCTCCGTGACCGCGATCGGCCCGGCCCTGGCGGTGGCCCGCACCTACAACTCGCTGGACCCGCGCACCGGTTCGCTGTTCGGTGCGGGCTGGTCCTCCTCCTACGACCTTGGCATCGTCCCCGACGGCGACGGCGACGGCGGCGTGGTGCTGACCACCGGAAACGGCCGCACCGAGCGGTTCGGGCGCAACGACTTCCAGCTCACCCAGCTCGCGGGGGCAGGTGACCAGAGCGGCGACGGCATCGACGACGCGATGGCCGTCGACTCCGACACCGGCAAGCTCTGGCTCTACCCGGGCCCGGACTTCTCCCAAGCCAAGCGCCGCCTGCTGGGCGACGGTTGGGGCGACCTGTCGCAGATCGCCGGGGGCGACGTGACCGGTGACGGCGTCGGGGACGTCCTGGCGGTCGACAAGAGCGGCGCCCTCAAGCTGTACCCCGGCCGCGCGGGCAACAGCCCCGACGCGCCGGTCACCCTCGCCGGCAGTGGCTGGAACGGCATGACCGGACTCACCGTCACCCCGCCGCTGGCCGCCGACGGCAAGAAGGACCTCGTCGCGTTCGAGGCCTCCACCGGACTGCTCTACGCCTACCCCATCGCCACGAACAGGACCATCGGCTCCGCAGTCCGCCTGACCGGGGCGATGTCCCTGGTCGGCCTGCGGGAGCTGACCGGGGGCGACTTCAACCACGACGGCCGCGGCGACGTCGCCGGCATCGACAGCTCCGGCAACCTGCTGCTCTACCCCGGCACCGGCAACGCCACCCTCGGCGGCTCCACCTTCGGCGCCGCGGTCCAGTTCGGCACCGGCTGGCAGAACCTGCGCGACCTCGCCCCCGTCAACGGCCAGGCCGGCGACGCCGGTACCGACCTGCTGGCCGTCGACAAGACCACCGGCATGCAGTACCTCTACCACTCCGGCGGCACCACGCCCTGGTCGACGGCCACCCGCACCACCACCGGCATGCCCGTCTACACCTCGCCCGCCGGCGAGTTCGAGACGCTGGCCGCGAACCCCGGCGGCGGCTTCACCCTCGCCGACAAGACCGGCACCGTCTACACCTTCGCCCAGCCCGCAGGGGCCGGCTACCTCCTGTCGCAGATCACCGACCGCCAGCAGCACACCCAACTGCTGCACTACACCGGCGGCAAGCTCGACACCGCCACCGACCAGGCCTCCGGCCGTGCCCTGCACTTCACCTGGACGGGCGACGGCAAGCACATTGCCGCCGTGGCCACCGATCCGGTCAGCGGCACCGACCAGAGCACCGCGCTGACCTGGACCTACACCTACGACAGCGCGAACCCCGACCGGCTGAACCAGGTCTGCACCCCGCCGGCCGGCACCAACACCGCCCGACCCTGCACCACCTACACCTACACGCCCGGCTCCCACCTGCGCTCGGCCGTCCTGGACGCCGCACCCGTCTCCTACTGGCGCCTGGACGAAGCCTCCGGCACCACCGCCAAGAGCGAGGTGACCGCCAACCAGGGCACCGACAACGCCACCTACTCCGCGCAGGGCGTCACCCTCGGTACCGCCGGCCCCGGTGCTGGCGGCGGCGCGACCGCCGCGACCTTCAACGGCACCTCCGGCGTCGTCACCCTGCCCACCAGCCTCCTCGACTCCTCCGCCTACGCCACCATCGGCCTGTGGTTCAAGACCACCGGCCAGGGCGTGCTGTTCGGCTACCAGGCGAACGCCTTCCCCGCCGCCTCCACCGCAGGCAACTACACGCCCGCGCTGTACGTCGGCACCTCCGGCAAGCTCTACGGCGAGCTCTGGAACGGAGGGGTCAACCCGATCGCCTCCGCGGCTCCGGTCAACGACGGCCAGTGGCACTACGCCCTGCTGACCGCCGCCGGAGACAGCCAGACCCTCTACCTCGACGGCGCCGCCCAGGGCACCCGCAGCGGCCAGGTCGTCGCGCCCGGCCAGCGCGTCGCCACCGTCGGCGCGGGCTTCACCGGCGGCGGCTGGCCCGACGAACCGCTGTACAACGGCAGCGACAACACCGGCCACCCCTCCTACTTCAACGGCTCGATCAGCGACGTCGCCTTCTACAACCACACCCTCGGCGCCCCCGCCGTCGCCGCCCAGCGGGCCGCCGCCAAGCAGGCGTCCGCCGAACTCACCAACATCGCCCTGCCCTCCGGCAAGACCAAGCTCGCCGTCACCTACGACAACGTCAACGACCGCGCCACCCAGTACACCGACCCGAACGGCGGGGTGTGGAAGCTGAGCGCACCCACCGTGTCCGGGTCCGAACAGGAGTACCGCAGCGCGGTCCTCTCCTCCCGCCCCTCCGGGTACTGGCGCCTGTCCGAAGGCGCGGCCAGCCAAGCCGTCAACATGGTCGCCCCGCCCCGCGCCACCCCGAACAACGGCACCTACTCCAACGTCGCGCTCGGTGCCGCCGGCCCGATCGCCGGCAGCAGCTCGGCGACCTTCGACGGCACCACCTCCTGGGCCGAACTGCCGCCCTCCTACGTGCCCACCACAGGCACCGGCGCCCTCGCACTGTGGTTCAAGACCACCAAGCCCGGCGTCCTGCTCAGCTACCAGTCCTTCCCCCTCGGCGCCGCCCACACCTCCGGCGCGAACGCGTGGAACCCGGCGCTGTACGTCGGCACCGACGGCAAGCTGCACGGCGAGTACTGGATCAACGACATCACCAAGACGCTCGCCACCACCGCCACCGTCACCGACGGCCAGTGGCACCAGGCCGTGCTCTCCGCCACCAGCCCCACCAGCCAGACCCTCTACCTCGACGGGCAGAGCGCCGGCACCCTCGCGGGGCAGATCGCGCCCAACGGCCAAGCCGCCCACGTCTACCTCGGCGCCGGAAGCGCGACGGACGGCTGGCCCGCAGCCCCGACCGACCCGGTGGGCCACTTCACCGGCCAGATCGCCGACGTCGCCGCCTTCGACTACGGCATCAACCCCGCCACCCTCTACGCCCAGGCCCCCAAGGGCGCCGCCGCCTACGACGCCGCCGTCGTCGACGCCCACCCCTCCGGCTACTGGCGCCTGAACGACACCACCGGCAACCAGGCCACCGAACTCCTCACCTCCCAGGCCCTGGCCCAGAACCAGGGCACCTACTCCAACGTGGCGCTGAACACGGGCGGCCCGTACGGCACCGGCAACACCAACGCCGCCACCTTCAACGGCACCACCTCCTACGTGCAACTGCCCGCCAACGCCGTACCCCGCACCGGCGGCAGCGCCAGCGTCGAGGTCTGGTTCAAGACCGCCTCCGCCGGCGTCATCTACGGCACCCAGTCCTTCCCGCTCGGCGGCAACGACCCCAACCCGCTGTGGAACCCCACCCTGTACGTCGGGACCGACGGCAAACTGCACGGCGGCCTGTGGATCGGCAACGCCCCCAACGCGGTGAGCGCCACCGCCGTCAACGACAACACCTGGCACTACGCCGTGCTGACCGTCTCGGGCTCCGGATCCACCACCACCCAGCAGTTGTACGTCGACGGCGTCGCCAGCGGCAGCCCCGTCACCGGCGCCACCAAGTACAACGGCGACCAGTACGCCTACCTCGGCGCCGGGAACGACGGCGGTTCCTGGCCCGCCGCGCCCAGCGACTCCCTCGGCCACTTCAACGGCCAGATCGCCGACTTCGCCTACTACGACTACGCGCTGATCGCCTTCAACGTCAGCAGCCACTACAGCGCCGCCACCGCTCCGGCCGGCCAGGCCGGTTCACAGTCCTCGAACTACCGGGCCGCCATCGTCAACGCCACCCCCGCCGCCTACTGGCGCCTGAACGACCGCACCGGCACGACAGTCGCGCAGGACACCCTAGGCACCGCCCTGCCCAACCAGGAGCACGGCACCTACACCGCCACCACCAACGGCGCGGCCGGCCCCTCCGGCAGCTCGGACGGCACCGCCGTCACCTTCAACGGCACCACCTCCTCGCTCCAACTGCCCAGCTCTGCCGCCCCCGTTCGAGGCGCCAACAGCATCGAGCTGTGGTTCAAGACCGGCAGCGCCGGCGTCCTGTACGGCTACCAGTCCTTCCCGATCGGCGCCGCGCACTCCGAGGGTACGAACGCCTGGAACCCCGCCCTGTACGTCGGCACCGACGGCAAGCTCTACGGCGGCCTGTGGACCGGCGACGCCGCCACCACCCTCGTCTCCGCCAAGACCGTCAACAACAACGCCTGGCACCACGCCGTCATCGCCGGCGACGACAACGGCCAGACCCTCTACCTCGACGGCGCCCAGGCCGCCAACTCCACCACCAAGCGCACCGTCTACTACAACGGCACCGCCTACGCCTACGTCGGCGCCGGCACCGCCGACGGCGGCTGGCCCAACCACCCCACCAGCCCCGACGGGCGTTTCAACGGCACCATCGCCGAAGTCGCCCACTACCCCTCCGTGCTGAGCGCCGACGCCGTCACCGCCCACTACCAGGCCATGGGCAACGCCACCAAGCCGACCAAGATCACCTACGCGGCCGTCACCGACCCGCTCTCACGCACGCTCAGCTGGCGTTGGGACACCCGCACCGGCCAGCTCACCAACACCGTCGACACCACCGGCGGTTCCACCCGCTACACCTACGACACCCACGGCTTCCTCTACGGCGTCACCGACCCGAACGGCCACACCACCACCACCGGCCACGACGAGCGCGGCAACGCCGTCTCCACCACCACCTGCACCGACGCCGCCCACTGCCACACCTCCTACGCCAGCTACTTCTCGGACGAGGCCAACCCGTTCTCCCCGGTCAACGACCGTCCTCTGCGCAGCAGCGACGCCCGGTCCGCCGACGCGAGCGACCTCACCTACGCCACCACGTACGCGTACAACGCGTTCGGCGACCCCACCACCACGACCACCCCCGCCACCCCCGACTTCCCGGGCGGCCGCACCGGAACCATTGCCTACACCACCGGCAGCGAGGCAGCCGTCGGCTCCACCGGCACCCAGCCCGCCGCCCTGCCCGCGAGCACCACCGACACCGCGGGCGCCACCACCACCTACGCCTACGACAAGGCGGGCAACCTCACCCGCACCACCGCGCCCACCGGGGCCGTCACCACCTTCACCTACGACAAGCTCGGTCGCCGCACCGCCGACACCACCACCTGCACCGACTGCGGCCCCGCAGCCGCCTCCACCACCACGTCGTACACCTGGGACGGGCTCGGCAACCAGCTCACCCGGACCGACCCCGCCAGCACCGACGCCGTCACCGGCACCGTCCACACCCGCAGGACCGCCACCGACTACGACACCGACGGCAACCCCGTCACCCAGACCGTCTCCGACACCACCGGTGGTGACACCCCCCGCACCACCACCTGGGCCTACAACGCCAACAACCTCCTCAGCAAGGACACCGACCCGGCCGGCCACGCCACCAGCTACCTCTACGACGCCTACGGCAACACCACCACCCGGACCGATCCGATCGGTACCAAGTGGACCTACAGCTACGACGCCCTCAACCGCCTGCTGCGCACCAACATCAGCAACTACACCGGCAGCCCGACCGATCCCGTCCCCTCCCGGTTCCAGACGCTGGAGTCCCGCGCCTACGACCCCGCAGGGCGGCTCGCCACCGTCACCGACGCGATGGGCCGCACCACCCACACCTACTACAACGACGACAACACCGTCTCCGAGGTCGACCAGGACGGCTACCGCAACACCGACGGCACCCAGCGCACGATCGTCCTCCAGCAGAACACCTACGACGCCGCGGGCCAGTTGATCCAGCAGACCCGCGGCGGCGGCAGGACCACCACGGTCACCGCCTACGACGCGGCGGGCCGCACCACCTCCACCACCCTCGACCCCGGCGGCCTCAACCGCACCCTCAGCTACACCTACGACGCGGCCGACCGCGTCCTGAGCACCACCGCCACCGGCGGCAGCCTCAGCCAGCGCGCCGAGAACACCTACAGCCCCGCCGGCCTGCTGCTCACCGAGACGCTCAAGGGCAACGGCACCGACGCCACCACCAGCCACACCTACAACCAGCTCGGCCTGCCGACCGGCACGACCACCCCCAACGGCCGCGCCACCGGCGCCGACCCGGCCGCCTACACCAGCACCCAGACCTACGACGCGCTCGGCCGGCCCACCGTCACCGCCGGACCGCTGGTGACCGCCGAGACCTACGACCCGGCCACCCGCACCAGCACGCCCACGGCCGTCCGCGCGCTGACCACCACCGGCTACGACACCTTCGGCGAGGTCACCTCCACCCGCGACCCGCTGGGCGCCGTCACCACCCACACCTACGACCTGGACGGCCGCCGCACCGCCACCACCGGCTCCGCCTACACCGACCCGCGCACCGGCAGCAGCTTCACCCCCACCGTGGTGACCGGCTACGACGCCCTCGACCGGGTCACCTCCAGCACCGTCGACCCCGGCGGCCTGAACCTGACCAGCACCAGCCGCTACGACCAGCTCGGCAACCTCGTCGAGCAGAAGCAGCCCGCCGTCGCCGGCACCACCCCGACCTGGACGTACTCCTACGACCTGAACGGCGAACAACTCGCCGCCGTCAGTCCGCTGGGCAGCCGCACCGAGGCCACCTACGACGACCTCGGCCGCCGGATCACCGCCACCCAGGTCGAACGCCGACCCGTCCTCACCGCCCTCACCAGCACCTTCGGCTACGACGACGCGGGCAACCAGACCACCTCCACCCTGCCCAAGGGCGGAACCACCAAGGCCGTCCACAACGCGGCCGGCGAGCCGGTCAGCGTCACCGACCCGGCCGGGCTGACCACCCGCACCGAGTACGACGCCCTCGGCCGCCCGAGCCGGACCACCCACCCCGACGGCACCGCCACCACCAGCAGCTACGACGCCCTCGGCAACACCGCCTCCAGCAGCCGGCTCGACACCACCGGCGCCGTCGTCGGCACCAGCTACGCCAGTTACGACCTGGAAGGCGCGGTCACCGGCAGCACCGACCGGATCACCAACCCGGCCGACACCGCCACCCACACCACCACCCGCGCCTACGACCCGGCCGGGAACCTGATCCGCGTGGTGGAGCCCGTCACCGCGCAGTCCGGCATCACCACCACCTTCGGCTACGACGCCGCAGGCCACCGCACCCGCTTCACCAACGGCAAGAACATCGCCACCTACTACACCTACAACCGGCTGGGCCTGCCCGAGTCCACCGTCGAACCCGCCACCGCGGCCGCCCCCGGCGCCGCCGACGGCACCTTCACCACCAGCTACGACGCGGCCGCCCGCGCCACCACCCTCACCGAACCCGGCGGCGTCCTGCGCCAGCGCACCCACGACCCGCTCGGGCGGATCACCAAGGAGACCGCCACCGGCGCGGAGGTGGCCACCCCCGACCGCGTCCTCGGCTACGACCTCGAAGGCCACCTCACCAGCGTCGGCGCCCCCACCGGCACCAACACCTACGCCTACGACGACCGCGGCGCCCTGCTCACCACCACCGGCCCCGGCGGCACCTCCGCCTACAGCTACGACGCCGACGGCAACATGACCGGCCGCACCGACGCCGCCGGCACCAGCACCTACACCTACAACACCGCCGACCAACTCCTCAGCGCCGCCGACCCGTTGACCGGAACCACCGTCGGCTACGACTACGACGGCGCCGGCCGCCTCAAGACCACCCGCTACGACACCGGCGGAGCTGTCCGCACCTACGGCTACGACCAGGCCGGACGCCTCGCCACCGACACCCTCAAGAACCCCACCGGCACCGCCGTCTCCTCCATTACCTACACCTTCGACTCCAACGACCGCACCACCGGCAAGACCACCACCGGCACCGCCGGCGCCGCCCAGAACGCCTACGCCTACGACCTCGCCGGCCGCCTCACCTCCTGGACCAGCGGAAGCACCACCACCGCCTACACCTGGGACGCGGCCGGCAACCGCACCAGCGCCGGCGGGACCACCGCCACCTACGACGAGCGCAACGAACTCCTCGACGACGGCGCCAACAGCTACGCCTACTCCGCCCGCGGCACCCTCAGCAGCCAGACCGCCCGCGGCGCCCAACCCTCCACCGTCCAGTTCGACGGCTTCGACCGGATGACCACCCGAGGCCCCGTCAGCTACGCCTACGACTCCCTCGACCGCGTCACCCAGTCCGGTGCCACCGCCTTCACCTACGACGGCGGTTCCAACAACCAGGTCTCCGACGGCACCTCCCGCTACACCCGCACCCCCGGCGGAACCCTCCTCGCCACCGCCGGCACCACCGGCGCCCGCCTGGAGATCACCGACGCCCACAGCGACGTCGTCGCCACCCTCGACCCCACCACCAACACCCTCACCGGCAGCACCGCCTACGACCCCTTCGGCAAACCCACCGCCAAGACCGGCGCCACCGGCACCCTCGGCTACCAGAGCGCCTGGACCGACCCCACCACCGGCGACGTCGACATGGCCGCCCGCTGGTACCAGCCCGGCACCGGCACCTTCACCTCCCGCGACTCCTGGACCCTCAACCCCGAACCCTCCATCCAGGGCAACCGCTACACCTACGCCAGCGGCGACCCCCTCGACCGTACCGATCCCAGCGGCCACATCGACTGCAGCAACGCGGCCAATGCCGCACGGATGGTAAAAGCGGTGAAGCAGAGGAAGCTGCCACTGGACATCTGCAAGAGTTTCAACAGAGAAAAGCTCGTAGAAATCTTCTGCTCGCGTGGCGTGATAAAGTGCCCGTTCGATTCAGGGGACTTCGGCGGTTTCGCTGATGAACCAACCTATGAGTCCTCGGGCGGAGGCCTGAACTGCAATGTCAGTGCGAGCTACCGTCCGGCCGCTTGCGGAAATGGCTACTCTGGTGGCGGCGGTGGCGGTGGCGGCGGCGGTAGCGGCGGCGGTGGCGGCACCAAGACCAAGCCCCACCCCGCGCCCCGCACCCCCGTCACCATCCGCAAGCCGGCACCGGACATCCGTCCGACCAACGACGCCGACCGCCCCACCGCCCACGGCGGCCCCATCGACTGGCTGTTCGATACGCTGACGTCCATCGGCACGCCGATCGCTACGGCCCTCACGAGTGGCTCGTCCTTCGTGGCATCGCTGGCGGCAGGGGGCGCGAGCCTGCTGTTCGGCACCCTCGCAGTCGGCATCACCGATCTTTTGTTCCAATCAAATTCGTCTTCCTCTCCCGGAACTCCTTCAACACCCCCAGGAATATTTTTCAGACCTTCTTCTCCTGTAACCCCCCTCGCCGATCCAATCCCCATTCCTCTCCCGCACATCGGAGGAAAGAACTGGTGGCGCACACGCGATGACGACAAATGCGACGACGGCCCGGGGATGAGCCCCACAGGACACACGATCTACCTGCCGCGCGAAAGATACTTCGACACTTCGGTCGGGATGTACGAATGCAGGGCCACCGGGGTATACGGAATGCTCGATGGCAGTGATTACAACCCCGGCCGCGCACTCCCCGGCAGCAATACAAATAGCTCGACCCTACCCCCGGGGATGGGCGAGATCGAAGCGCGAGGATACACGGCAGCCAATGGCCACCTGGCCCCTGCTGTCGCATCAGGATCCGGGAATGACTTGCGCAATCTGGTGGCGGAGTACGAGAAGACTAATACCCCCTACTTGAGAACCGGGGTGGAACTCGATCTACGCAAAGCAATGAAAGAAAACCAACACATCCCGTACTCAGTGGTTGCCGTATATGGGGACAGGTTCTCAGGAGTCCCCACACAGTTGATCTATGATTACTCGGTGATCGAGACCGGCGTGTCAAAACACTGTGTCATCACTCAGACCGGAGAGGGTGGTATAACAACCGGATCCACAACAGGTGGCCCGCCCGGCACGAAGTGCCCCAAGACCTGACAGAGGTAGCCATGAACTACAGGGAAGAGCTTTTCAGGATCTTGAGGGGGCAAGCCGGCGACCCTCGGCCGATCCCCGACTGGATGCCGATCGAAGCCATGTACGGTATAGAACTCCCGCCCGACTTCAAGGAGGTCATTGCGGTCTTCGCGCCGATCGACATCAACGACCACCTGACCCTCTTCCGCCCCGGCGATCCGACCTGGGACCTGGGGAGGTGGATGGAGGAGACTGTACGGTCCTACCAGGAGGTGGACTGGCTTGATGTCTTCAGCGATCCGACCGAGGCCGCCCGAATCTCCTTCGGAAAAGCAGGAGGGCTGATCCCGATCGCTGCCAGCGATCGCGGAGAGCATGTCTTCTTCCGCACTGACACAGGGGGCAGCACCACGGGGATCTCGGTTTTCGTGGGGGCGGACTGCGAGTTCTACGACTACGACTTCACATTTATGGAATGGCTCTACCGATATACAGTCGGCGAAGAAGTAATGGGGCCGAACAGCGCTTCTATTTAGCATTCCGACGAAATTCCTTCGCGTCTCCCGCTCAAAAGCCCGGGAGCAGTGGATCCAATGAGGCGACAGGGTGAGACGCTTTGACCTGACCATCCCGCCTCCGGTCGGCCGCGGCGACGAGGGTGTCCTCCGTGACGGCCCGGCCGGATGTGACCTGGCTGGCGCCGACCAGGTGGTTACCCTCCGCCGGGATCCGGTGCTGGCCGGTGATCACTTCTCCGGCCACCACGTGCGCCCGGAGGTCGCCCCCGTTCGGGAGGTACGGCTGCACCAGGCAACCAGTGCCGGTCTGCGCTGCCAGGTCGACTGCGGCCGACAGTTGTTCGTGGTGTTGGCCTTCGGTGCCCCGAGGCCCATACCCGGTTCGCGCGGTTTGACGATGCACGGGCCCTCCACCACCGCGTTCCCGTCCTCCGCCGAACGGGTCACCGGG
The window above is part of the Kitasatospora sp. NA04385 genome. Proteins encoded here:
- a CDS encoding SMI1/KNR4 family protein is translated as MNYREELFRILRGQAGDPRPIPDWMPIEAMYGIELPPDFKEVIAVFAPIDINDHLTLFRPGDPTWDLGRWMEETVRSYQEVDWLDVFSDPTEAARISFGKAGGLIPIAASDRGEHVFFRTDTGGSTTGISVFVGADCEFYDYDFTFMEWLYRYTVGEEVMGPNSASI